The following proteins are co-located in the Betta splendens chromosome 9, fBetSpl5.4, whole genome shotgun sequence genome:
- the slc37a3 gene encoding sugar phosphate exchanger 3 has protein sequence MPPPCCGYLSQYTHHHLVAFLLTFFSYVLLHASRKTFSNVKVSISAQWTPSVQNDSAPAFSPGETWQNNHLFADEKEATLFLGALDSIFLFSYAVGLYLSGVIGDRVNLRYVLCFGLCGSAIVEFVFGTLTEWLRIYNVYLYCVLWVLNGLLQSAVWPCVVAVMGNWFGKTGRGFVFGLWSACASVGNILGAVLASSVLKYGYEYAFLVTSVVQFAGGIVVFFGLLTSPKEVGLSLESDTGLSPVETDTDSHRPLMSDEEDEGELYGRQNQSIQQLDEPPAEAPQAVGFIQACCLPGVLCYSLAYACLKLVNYSFFFWLPFYLSNNYGWKEAEADRLSVWYDVGGIIGGTVQGLISDFMGKRAPVLALSLAVAMGSLVGYSHSPNDQLINAVLLATTGFFIGGPSNMISSAISADLGRQEALRGSQEALATVTGIVDGTGSIGAAAGQYLVSLIESGLGWMWVFYFFIVMTGGSIVFIFPLLFSELRAMWRDRRALRRQL, from the exons ATGCCTCCTCCATGCTGTGGCTACCTGTCACAGTACACCCATCATCATCTGGTTgccttcctcctcaccttcttTAG tTATGTGTTGCTGCATGCATCCAGGAAGACTTTCAGCAATGTGAAAGTGAGCATCTCGGCCCAGTGGACACCATCTGTCCAGAATGACAGTGCACCCGCTTTCTCTCCTGGAGAG ACTTGGCAGAACAATCATCTGTTTGCAGATGAGAAGGAGGCAACTCTGTTCCTGGGGGCTCTAGACTCGATCTTCCTCTTCTCATATGCTGTG GGTCTGTATTTGAGTGGTGTGATTGGGGATAGAGTGAACCTGCGCTATGTGCTCTGCTTCGGTCTCTGTGGCTCTGCTATAGTA GAGTTTGTGTTTGGCACCCTGACTGAATGGCTGCGCATCTACAACGTCTACCTGTACTGTGTCCTGTGGGTGCTCAACGGCCTGCTGCAGTCGGCCGTGTGGCCCTGCGTGGTGGCCGTCATGGGCAACTGGTTCGGCAAGACGGG GCGCGGCTTTGTCTTTGGCCTGTGGAGCGCCTGTGCCTCTGTGGGCAACATCCTGGGTGCTGTCCTGGCCTCTAGTGTTCTCAAGTATGGCTATGAG TACGCCTTTCTGGTGACCTCCGTTGTGCAGTTCGCTGGCGGGATAGTCGTGTTTTTCGGACTTCTTACCTCCCCCAAAGAAGTCG GTTTGAGTTTGGAGTCAGACACTGGACTCAGTCCAGTGGAGACGGACACAGACAGCCATAGACCACTGATGAgcgatgaggaggacgagggggaaTTGTATGGGAGACAAAACCAGTCTATCCAGCAGCTAGATGAACCTCCAGCTGAGGCTCCCCAGGCTGTGGGCTTTATCCAGGCTTGCTGTCTGCCGGGGGTTCTCTGT TATTCTCTGGCGTATGCGTGCTTGAAGCTGGTCAATTACTCCTTTTTCTTCTGGCTTCCTTTCTACCTGAGTAACAACTATGGTTGGAAGGAGGCCGAGGCTGACCGCCTGTCAGTGTGGTACGACGTTGGCGGGATCATCG GGGGGACAGTTCAGGGTCTTATCTCTGACTTCATGGGGAAGAGAGCCCCGGTGTTGGCCTTGAGTCTGGCAGTGGCGATGGGATCTCTGGTGGGATACAGTC ACTCGCCCAATGACCAGCTGATAAATGCTGTGTTGTTGGCTACCACCGGCTTCTTCATTGGTGGTCCGTCCAACATGATCAGCTCAGCCATATCTGCAGATTTGGGGAGACAAGAGGCTCTGAGGGGCAGCCAGGAGGCTCTGGCTACTGTCACTGGTATAGTGGATGGGACCGGTAGTataggagctgctgcaggacag TACCTAGTGTCCCTGATTGAGAGTGGACTGGGCTGGATGTGGGTGTTCTACTTCTTCATCGTCATG ACCGGAGGCAGCATTGTTTTCATCTTCCCCTTGCTCTTCAGCGAGCTGCGTGCCATGTGGAGAGACAGAAGAGCGCTGCGGCGCCAGCTCTGA
- the cdkn1d gene encoding cyclin-dependent kinase inhibitor 1D, whose product MAMSAPSTSTSEPAMKSNSELPGLGGIKALNLKVGPVRRNLFGPVDHQQLQKDFERLFCMSVEVANKRWNFDFQSDKPGVGSSMEWEELRCQDVPTFYHSCTVRPAVRPVGMTKGKRRTSSTSSEDSPVSSSSSGSGDEYLEVTTRGCYRLQRSGKRKQSNITDFFKVKKRRLLHYKPSSRQ is encoded by the exons ATGGCCATGTCTGCtccatcaacatcaacatcagaaCCAGCTATGAAGTCCAACTCAGAGCTCCCGGGCCTGGGGGGGATTAAGGCGTTGAATTTGAAGGTGGGTCCAGTGCGGAGGAATCTCTTTGGGCCCGTGgaccatcagcagctgcagaaggacTTTGAGCGGCTGTTCTGCATGAGCGTGGAGGTGGCCAACAAGCGATGGAACTTTGACTTCCAGAGCGACAAGCCGGGGGTCGGGTCCAGCATGGAGTGGGAGGAGCTCCGGTGCCAGGATGTGCCGACGTTTTACCACAGCTGCACGGTGAGGCCAGCGGTGAGACCTGTCGGGATGACAAAGGGCAAGAGGCGGACGTCATCTACGTCGAGCGAGGACTCCCCcgtgtccagcagctcctctgggtctGGAGACGAGTACCTTGAAGTGACCACCAGGGGGTGCTACAGGCTGCAACGGTCAGGGAAGCGTAAGCAGTCCAACATCACAG ATTTCTTCAAGGTAAAGAAGAGGAGGCTTCTTCATTACAAACCATCTTCCCGACAGTAG
- the LOC129604645 gene encoding uncharacterized protein LOC129604645, translating to MRAPGDEEKELQKVTPWKRDKDLDQAGLSCQNDRRNHRCSCGGWRTVATETTIGPHRAIGDVIARVCGGSMLFLQLFAPSSLRSRQRGASQS from the exons ATGAGGGCAccaggagatgaggagaaggag CTGCAGAAGGTGACACCATGGAAACG AGACAAGGATCTGGACCAAGCTGGCCTAAGCTGTCAGAACGATCGCAGGAACCACAG gtgcagctgtggaggctggagaactgtggcAACTGAGACGACGATAGGACCGCATAGGGCGATAGGAGACGTTATCGCccgtgtctgtggaggctcaATGCT cttcctgcagctctttgctccctccagcctccggtccagacagaggggagcctcccagtcctaa